The following is a genomic window from Amycolatopsis acidiphila.
CGCGCACCGACAGCCGGTCCCCGGCGCGAAGGTTCCGGTGAACGTGGGTCGAGAACCGGCCGCCTTGGACTTGCTTGACCGTGACCTCGAGCCGCGATGCCCCAGGCGCCGATGACGCGGAGTAGGCGCGTCGCACCGGTCGCCCGTCGATGTCCGTGACGAGCGTGAAGAACTGCCCTGGCCGGAAGTCAAAGGAACTCCGGCCCTCGGCGTCCTCCAGCACAAGGGTGACGGCGCTCGACGTTTCCCGGCGCACTCCAGCGACGCGGACCTCCCGTAATCGTTGCGCCGGCTCGGATTCGACGACGGGCGGCGTCGGTCGCGAGCCGACCTGGACGTCTTCGTAACCCTCCTTCCGCAGTCCGGACCGGTAGGCGACGTTCATCGCGCGCCGCAAAACCCGATCGATACCCGGAATTCCCGCGACGATCCTGAGTACGCGGGCGAGCACGCCTCTCTGGGCCTTGGCCATGTTCGCGGCGAGGTGATCCCCGGCCAGCACCATCAAGTCGGGCGCCGTGCCGCGTTCGAGATGGGTGGCCGCTGCCCAGACCCGCGAGCGCGCCACCGCGTCGCTGGCGGTCACCTCGGCGTGCTCGACGTCGATCAGCAGCGCGGCGTGCGGAGGTGTCCCGCGCAGCGCCATCGTCTCCAGCAACGCGGGATCGTCGGTGATCGTGCCCCGGCCGCCGACGTGCAGCACGCCGGTCCGGCCCGGGACGAGGGCGGCGAACGAGAGCCGGTCGTCATGGAGAAGGTTGTGGAGGCTGTCCGCGCGCTTGTTGCCCTTGCGGTCCGGGATGATGAGAGTCCGGCCGTCGAGGATTCGCGCGACGGTCCGCTGGTCCCCACGCGGACTGGTGTCGCTCCCGCCCGAACCGTCCCAAGTAGACAGAGCGAGGAACGGTGCGGCGGCGAGGAAGTCCGTGACGCCGGGACCGCACAACGGGCCGTCGCCCTCGACCTCCGGCGCCGGTTCGGCGGGGGAGGGTGGCTGCCACAGGCGTGCACGGATGACGGCCTGTGCGCAATGCACGTAGGCTTCTTCGACGTCGACGAATGTCTCGGCGCCCTTTCGTTTTCCCACGGAACCGTTGACGCGCAACGTCTCCCCGACGCCCGGCAGGAGGAAAACGAACGACACCGGGCCGTGCGCCTCGCCGTCGGGCAGGGTGAACGAGAACCGCGTGGGCGTGTGGACGCGCACGAATCCCGGTGTGCCGCCGATGAACGTCGTGTGGCTGACGCCACCGGCGTCGCGGTGGCCGAAGCCCGCGAGCGGGCAGTGCGCCAGGATGGTCCGGCAGCCCTCGTCGAGGGCGCTGATCTGCTTCAGCATGATCATCGACGGCGGCCGCCCGAGGACCGCCTCGACCTCGTCGACCGTCGTCATCCGGTGGAGTGTGCTCAGCTGCATCGAAAATCCCTCCTCAGCCCGGTGCGGACCAGCCGTGCCGCCAGTAACCCGCGAATGAGATGCCCGCCTTCGGCGCGCCGTGGTCGTTGACGAGGTGCCGCCGCACCGACGTGGCCGCGTCGGTGCGGCGGCACCAGTGGATTCGCGTCCAGGGCGGTGCCACCACGTCACGCACTTCGGCCGCGGCCGGTGCTTCCAGGTGGACCTCTGCGGTCAGCGACGGCGCCTGGTCGAGGATCGCCAGGATGGCCGGCAGTGCCGTCTCGTCGCCGGCGAGCAGTTGCGACTGCGCATGTTCCGGCGGCCGGTACGTGGTGCCCATGTCGAAAATGCCTGCGGACCGACTTCGGCATCAGCAGCACCTGGGCCATCCACGCCTCGCCCGACGTGGTCGGCATTCGCCGCGCGGTCTGGCCCTCGCGCGGTGTGCCCTCGGGATCACGAGACGCCACCCGAGATATTGTTTTCCCAGCTCATGACACTATTATGAGCATTAGCTCAGGTAAGTTCTACTCGCTTTTGCCGCCCTCGAGGAGGATCAGGATGCCGTCGGCAGACCGTCGCTTAGAACCACGTCGCAAGCCCCGCCAGGTGCGCGCCGAGCTCACGCGCGAGCGCATCCTCACCGCGGCTGCTCGCGTTTTCGCCGAGCACGGTTACGCCGCCGGCACCACCAACCGCATCGCCGAGCGCGCCCGTATCTCCATCGGCTCGCTGTACCAGTACTTCCCGAACAAGGACGCCATCCTCGCCGAGCTCCTGATCCAGCACATCGACCGGGGCATCTGGACCGACGCCGATGAGCTCGACCTCTCGCCCGGGACGCTGGAGGCGACGGTCCGGGCGCTCATCCGCGACGCGATCGACAACCATGGCGACGATCCCCAACTGCTCCGGGTGATGATCGAGGAGGCGCCGGTCTCCCAGGAACTGCTCGACGCGATTGAGCGGCACGGGAAGCTGCGCACGGCCCAGGTGCGCGACGTCATCGTCCGGCACCCCGACGTCCGCGTGGGTGACCCGGACGTCGCTGCGGAGATCATCATGTTCACCGTTGAGATGAACACACACAAGTTCATGGCCGCGCCGCGGACCATCCCCGTCGAGACGTTCGAGAACGAGCTGGTCGCCATGGTGACCCGCTACCTGCGCGGGGATCAGTAGCAGCAGCACGAACGACCCCGGCAACCACCGAAGTCTCAAATGGGAAAAGCCTCCGGACACTGCGGGGCGGTTCACTGACCGTTTCTGCTGTCTATGTCTGCTCAGCGTGTTCCGGTGGCTGCCCGGTGAGGCTGTCGAGCATCAGGTTGAGGGTGAA
Proteins encoded in this region:
- a CDS encoding siderophore-interacting protein — translated: MGTTYRPPEHAQSQLLAGDETALPAILAILDQAPSLTAEVHLEAPAAAEVRDVVAPPWTRIHWCRRTDAATSVRRHLVNDHGAPKAGISFAGYWRHGWSAPG
- a CDS encoding TetR/AcrR family transcriptional regulator — its product is MPSADRRLEPRRKPRQVRAELTRERILTAAARVFAEHGYAAGTTNRIAERARISIGSLYQYFPNKDAILAELLIQHIDRGIWTDADELDLSPGTLEATVRALIRDAIDNHGDDPQLLRVMIEEAPVSQELLDAIERHGKLRTAQVRDVIVRHPDVRVGDPDVAAEIIMFTVEMNTHKFMAAPRTIPVETFENELVAMVTRYLRGDQ
- a CDS encoding 2Fe-2S iron-sulfur cluster-binding protein; amino-acid sequence: MQLSTLHRMTTVDEVEAVLGRPPSMIMLKQISALDEGCRTILAHCPLAGFGHRDAGGVSHTTFIGGTPGFVRVHTPTRFSFTLPDGEAHGPVSFVFLLPGVGETLRVNGSVGKRKGAETFVDVEEAYVHCAQAVIRARLWQPPSPAEPAPEVEGDGPLCGPGVTDFLAAAPFLALSTWDGSGGSDTSPRGDQRTVARILDGRTLIIPDRKGNKRADSLHNLLHDDRLSFAALVPGRTGVLHVGGRGTITDDPALLETMALRGTPPHAALLIDVEHAEVTASDAVARSRVWAAATHLERGTAPDLMVLAGDHLAANMAKAQRGVLARVLRIVAGIPGIDRVLRRAMNVAYRSGLRKEGYEDVQVGSRPTPPVVESEPAQRLREVRVAGVRRETSSAVTLVLEDAEGRSSFDFRPGQFFTLVTDIDGRPVRRAYSASSAPGASRLEVTVKQVQGGRFSTHVHRNLRAGDRLSVRGPSGAFHTDPAAAQDVVLVAAGSGVTPMMSMIRTLLAAPAAGRITLLYSNRSEEEVIFANELLRLEKENPERLSVTHVLTQEHGRLDAAGVRTWLTELRPPEDARYYLCGPEALMDTVQGVLIELGVPDDRVHHERYTSGPDTTTTATAPQEMIVEEGAHEVGSVVVEPGQTLLDAGLAAGLPMPYSCTVGNCGDCMVKLRGGEVAMNGPNCLTPQQKADGYVLTCVGCPLSKVTLDITEP